A single region of the Thermococcus paralvinellae genome encodes:
- a CDS encoding type II secretion system F family protein, producing MDIKAKLIHILEKIGAKTIEVSEKPIRRVPKGRTLQEQIALLRQLKREIEKGEKEEEEIPLEEILEIRLEEIQSPLSRRLTDAVLKYFRGPVEILTKSLKGLDQDLYRANMRIFKERYVALMLILSFLAGIFSFVFATLIMMPISIAFMFGTLGFILTFVYMRHYPRIVWRNRVAEVEKALPYVLRHMAALLSAGVGIAEVLVSVARADYGVASEEFAIVVREMQTGSSFEEALTNFEKRMNSENVSRVIKQILRAIKFGGNLAEILYKMAEDFSFEYRMKLVDYVQKVAGVAFIYMFITIVMPTMLIVAILAASIMAKRLVLPISGLAALLLFGFPMLAFLMIVMIKRREPR from the coding sequence TTGGACATCAAGGCTAAATTAATTCATATTCTCGAAAAAATTGGAGCAAAAACTATAGAAGTTAGTGAAAAGCCTATTAGAAGGGTTCCCAAGGGTAGAACCCTTCAAGAGCAGATAGCTCTCTTGAGGCAACTAAAAAGAGAGATTGAAAAAGGAGAAAAAGAAGAGGAAGAAATACCCCTTGAAGAAATACTAGAGATAAGACTGGAAGAAATCCAAAGTCCTTTATCTAGGAGACTGACGGATGCCGTTTTAAAATATTTCAGAGGTCCAGTTGAAATCCTAACAAAATCGCTCAAAGGCCTTGATCAAGATCTATATAGGGCAAATATGAGAATTTTTAAGGAAAGATATGTGGCATTAATGTTGATATTATCCTTCTTGGCAGGAATTTTTTCCTTTGTTTTTGCGACACTCATCATGATGCCAATTTCTATAGCTTTTATGTTTGGTACATTGGGCTTTATTCTCACCTTTGTGTACATGCGTCATTATCCTAGGATTGTCTGGAGAAATAGGGTAGCTGAAGTTGAAAAGGCACTTCCTTATGTATTAAGACACATGGCTGCACTGTTAAGTGCTGGAGTAGGTATAGCAGAGGTCTTGGTTTCGGTTGCTCGCGCTGATTATGGTGTTGCCTCTGAAGAGTTTGCAATCGTTGTAAGAGAAATGCAAACAGGTTCGTCATTTGAGGAGGCACTAACAAACTTTGAAAAAAGAATGAATTCAGAAAATGTTAGTAGGGTTATAAAGCAAATTTTGAGAGCAATAAAATTTGGTGGTAATCTGGCTGAAATTCTTTACAAAATGGCCGAAGATTTTTCTTTTGAATATAGAATGAAGCTAGTTGATTATGTTCAGAAAGTTGCCGGAGTGGCCTTTATATATATGTTTATTACAATCGTTATGCCAACGATGTTAATTGTAGCAATTCTAGCAGCGTCTATAATGGCAAAGAGACTTGTGTTGCCAATTTCGGGTTTAGCTGCATTGTTACTTTTTGGCTTTCCCATGTTAGCATTTTTAATGATTGTTATGATAAAACGTAGGGAGCCGAGGTGA
- the pcp gene encoding pyroglutamyl-peptidase I, with protein MKVLVTGFEPFGGEKVNPSWEAVKMLPDVIGNAEIVKYQLPVSFKKVRELLPDIISKEKPEVIILTGQAGGRVNITVERVAINVMDSTKEDNDGYKPEDEPIFEDAPVAYFSTLPIKRIIKALRENRIPAMVSNTAGTYVCNTAMFTALHYVAINKLNAKAGFIHVPYIPEQVLEKNAPSMPLEMIKRAIEIAIMESIG; from the coding sequence ATGAAGGTTCTAGTCACTGGCTTTGAGCCATTTGGGGGAGAAAAGGTAAATCCCTCATGGGAAGCTGTCAAAATGCTTCCGGATGTGATAGGGAATGCTGAAATTGTCAAATATCAGCTCCCAGTCAGCTTCAAAAAAGTTAGGGAGCTTTTGCCGGATATCATCTCAAAGGAGAAGCCAGAGGTTATAATATTAACAGGCCAAGCCGGAGGAAGAGTAAACATAACAGTTGAGCGGGTTGCAATAAATGTCATGGATTCAACGAAAGAGGACAACGACGGATATAAACCAGAAGATGAGCCAATCTTTGAAGATGCTCCAGTAGCTTACTTCTCAACTTTGCCGATAAAACGAATTATAAAAGCTTTAAGGGAAAATAGAATACCAGCAATGGTCTCAAATACTGCCGGAACTTATGTGTGCAACACTGCAATGTTTACCGCTCTACACTACGTTGCTATAAATAAGCTAAATGCCAAAGCGGGGTTTATTCATGTTCCCTACATTCCAGAGCAAGTGTTGGAGAAAAATGCTCCATCAATGCCATTAGAAATGATAAAGAGAGCAATAGAAATTGCTATTATGGAAAGTATCGGTTAA
- a CDS encoding DUF58 domain-containing protein — protein MEKKFQPTGKAEQLLLALWLSVMVAFFMLRWDMIYLTLPILWLFFVAITFFKPRLDVEIQRVLPHDRILEGTEVEIKLKIKANERIPSLKIIDDLPKGLELIGDRNEFLLSFTRGEEKEVSYKVKVKRGIHEFNFVKLSYQDPFGFFKIEKTIDLYDELIGVPTIEDVVTPYSTKGTKVTVGPLPSPRVGEGVEFHAIREYQPGDPLKIINWKATAKTGKIMSNEYESERKVDVILIVDATYKGESIFDNLIRATASFMLDCLNNGTSFGLLLAEDVPLWIRVDYGKRHFFKCIDFLSIAKPDKNNMIAYQVEHLVRSRFPARAQILYFSPLITEEGREALRVLYRYGYKVVVISPNPYSVVKPKSEEEALALKILQLKRKAYLRKLAAYGIIIDWDINKPLKTAVAEVVKI, from the coding sequence ATGGAAAAGAAGTTCCAGCCTACAGGAAAGGCAGAGCAGCTGTTGCTTGCCTTGTGGCTTTCAGTAATGGTAGCTTTCTTCATGCTACGCTGGGATATGATTTACCTTACACTACCCATCCTATGGCTTTTCTTTGTTGCAATAACTTTCTTCAAGCCAAGACTTGACGTAGAAATCCAGAGGGTTTTACCTCACGACAGAATTCTTGAAGGGACTGAAGTGGAGATAAAGCTGAAGATTAAGGCAAATGAGAGGATACCAAGCTTAAAAATTATTGACGATCTTCCAAAGGGTCTTGAACTTATTGGGGACAGAAATGAGTTTTTGCTGTCCTTTACAAGAGGTGAAGAAAAAGAAGTTTCTTACAAAGTCAAAGTCAAACGCGGCATTCATGAGTTCAATTTTGTTAAACTCAGCTATCAAGACCCATTTGGCTTTTTCAAGATAGAGAAAACAATTGATTTGTATGATGAGCTTATCGGAGTTCCCACAATTGAAGACGTTGTAACACCTTATTCAACTAAGGGCACAAAGGTTACAGTTGGACCTCTACCTTCTCCGAGAGTAGGTGAGGGAGTTGAGTTTCACGCGATCAGAGAATATCAGCCCGGTGATCCATTAAAGATAATCAACTGGAAAGCGACTGCAAAGACTGGAAAAATAATGAGCAACGAGTATGAAAGCGAGAGAAAAGTTGATGTAATCCTAATCGTTGATGCAACATATAAAGGCGAGAGCATCTTTGATAATCTAATAAGAGCTACTGCATCATTTATGCTGGACTGCCTCAACAACGGAACGAGCTTTGGGCTTTTGCTAGCTGAAGATGTCCCCTTATGGATTAGAGTAGATTACGGAAAGAGGCACTTCTTCAAATGCATTGATTTCTTAAGCATAGCAAAGCCAGATAAGAACAACATGATAGCCTACCAAGTTGAGCATTTGGTTAGGAGTAGGTTTCCAGCGAGGGCACAGATACTTTACTTCTCACCACTTATAACTGAAGAAGGAAGGGAAGCTTTGAGAGTGTTATACCGCTATGGTTACAAGGTTGTAGTCATAAGCCCAAACCCTTACTCGGTAGTTAAACCCAAGAGCGAGGAGGAAGCTTTAGCTCTAAAGATACTTCAGCTCAAGAGAAAAGCCTATTTAAGGAAGCTTGCTGCATATGGGATAATAATAGATTGGGATATTAACAAACCCCTTAAAACAGCGGTAGCGGAGGTAGTTAAGATATGA
- a CDS encoding geranylgeranyl reductase family protein encodes MKYDIAIIGGGPVGNYLATLLARHYKVAVIEAKSSFGGKACTGIIGARSYEELKLPKKAIINKLRGAVFYSKIQSFEIKRKEPQAYMVGRKILEKSLAEMAVKRGAEYYMNTRFLGFKNGKAVLQRFNNRFEISAYFYIGADGVNSKVAQEIGAKTNAEFLSGYEVEIVGEFEKPDFVELWINKELNKDFFFWVAPINESLARVGTFGRPDTLFNFIKIRMLKETNIIEFKAGNVALGVRKPWIKGNVALVGDAALQIKPLTAGGIAYGMYCAYALAYSIINRKPWEYERLCKEIKREISFGLKVRRLFKNLSQEQVEKLFELLSSREAIEVIENTAEFDEHAKTIKALIKHPKLLARALKVTPMVIRYIL; translated from the coding sequence ATGAAATACGATATTGCAATCATTGGTGGAGGTCCAGTTGGCAATTATTTAGCAACTTTGCTTGCGAGACATTACAAAGTGGCTGTAATTGAGGCAAAGAGCTCTTTTGGTGGAAAGGCATGCACTGGAATTATTGGGGCAAGAAGTTATGAGGAGTTAAAACTTCCAAAAAAGGCCATAATCAACAAGCTGAGAGGAGCAGTTTTCTACTCGAAGATACAGAGTTTTGAGATTAAAAGAAAAGAACCTCAAGCGTACATGGTTGGTAGAAAGATTCTTGAAAAAAGCTTAGCAGAGATGGCAGTGAAGAGAGGAGCTGAGTACTACATGAATACAAGATTTCTGGGCTTCAAAAATGGGAAAGCCGTTCTTCAGAGGTTTAATAATAGATTTGAGATAAGTGCTTACTTTTACATTGGAGCGGATGGTGTAAATAGCAAAGTAGCCCAAGAAATTGGTGCAAAAACTAATGCAGAATTCTTAAGTGGTTATGAAGTTGAGATCGTTGGAGAATTTGAAAAACCAGACTTTGTTGAGCTTTGGATAAATAAAGAACTCAATAAAGACTTTTTCTTCTGGGTTGCCCCAATAAATGAAAGCCTAGCAAGAGTTGGAACCTTTGGAAGGCCAGACACTCTCTTCAACTTTATAAAGATCAGGATGTTAAAAGAAACTAATATTATAGAGTTTAAGGCTGGAAATGTTGCATTAGGCGTTAGAAAGCCATGGATTAAAGGGAACGTTGCATTGGTGGGAGATGCTGCACTCCAAATTAAGCCTTTAACCGCTGGAGGAATCGCATACGGAATGTACTGTGCGTATGCTCTAGCATATTCCATCATTAATAGGAAGCCTTGGGAGTATGAAAGACTCTGTAAGGAGATAAAACGTGAGATCTCCTTTGGATTGAAAGTGAGAAGACTCTTCAAGAATCTCAGCCAAGAGCAGGTTGAAAAGCTCTTCGAGCTTCTATCAAGTAGGGAGGCAATAGAGGTTATTGAAAACACGGCAGAATTTGATGAGCATGCAAAGACAATAAAAGCATTAATCAAGCATCCAAAGCTTTTAGCTAGAGCATTGAAAGTTACGCCTATGGTAATACGATATATACTCTGA
- a CDS encoding FKBP-type peptidyl-prolyl cis-trans isomerase: MKIEKGDFVVFNYIGKFEDGEVFGTSYEDIAKEAGIYVEDRKYGPIGANIGVGELIPGLDEALIGMRVGEKKIITIPPELGYGMPKEDLIINVPRSDFENAGIEPVKDMYVMTDSGIAKITKVGEEEVTLDFNHPLAGKTLIFEVEIVDIQKAEKQGT, encoded by the coding sequence ATGAAAATTGAAAAAGGGGATTTTGTGGTTTTTAACTACATTGGAAAATTTGAGGATGGAGAAGTTTTTGGTACAAGTTATGAGGATATTGCCAAAGAAGCCGGTATTTACGTTGAAGATCGCAAATACGGACCTATAGGCGCTAATATTGGAGTTGGCGAACTAATTCCTGGACTGGATGAGGCATTAATTGGCATGAGGGTAGGAGAAAAGAAAATCATAACTATTCCCCCAGAGCTTGGGTATGGAATGCCCAAAGAGGACCTCATTATCAATGTTCCTCGTTCAGATTTTGAAAACGCTGGAATAGAGCCAGTTAAAGATATGTATGTCATGACAGACAGTGGAATAGCAAAAATTACAAAAGTTGGAGAAGAGGAGGTCACTTTAGATTTCAATCACCCATTGGCGGGAAAAACGTTGATATTCGAAGTGGAAATAGTTGACATACAAAAGGCAGAAAAACAAGGGACTTGA
- a CDS encoding type II secretion system F family protein produces MRRYPPRRWRVIVNLVSRIIPEKILKKYEFLLYSAGIKFLASEYLTISILSSFGVLIAMYILTKNPLYTLIGVVAVLTFLLIIYPNWKISKRVAEMEQMLPDAFFYLASILRAGVSFPEALEDITETKFGALTEEFRRTVEEMRKGKSTIEALRAFALRNKRSPIIYRSMMIIIESMERGAPMADVLVSVANDVREILRIKRERKASTGMQAMFFIASSGFVGPLIIGMVSQLAAGLSGPQTGIELPVDELKTVLMLFVIIQAIISGIGIGVIREGNYSSGVKYSVLLAIMAGIIFSLASRLKLI; encoded by the coding sequence ATGAGAAGATACCCACCACGTCGATGGAGAGTCATTGTTAATTTAGTTTCGAGAATAATCCCTGAAAAAATTTTAAAGAAATACGAGTTTTTGCTTTACTCTGCAGGAATAAAGTTTTTGGCCTCTGAATATCTAACGATTTCAATTTTGTCTTCTTTTGGTGTGTTAATTGCCATGTACATTCTCACTAAAAATCCTCTCTATACTCTTATTGGAGTTGTAGCAGTGTTGACTTTCCTCCTTATAATATATCCAAACTGGAAAATTTCAAAAAGGGTAGCCGAAATGGAGCAAATGTTGCCTGATGCATTCTTCTATCTAGCTAGCATTCTTAGAGCTGGAGTCTCTTTTCCAGAAGCATTAGAAGATATTACAGAGACAAAATTTGGGGCATTGACTGAAGAGTTCAGGAGAACAGTTGAAGAGATGAGAAAAGGGAAATCAACCATTGAGGCATTAAGGGCATTTGCTCTTAGAAATAAGAGATCTCCAATTATTTATCGTTCAATGATGATTATAATTGAATCAATGGAAAGAGGAGCACCTATGGCGGATGTATTAGTCTCGGTGGCTAATGATGTAAGGGAGATACTTAGAATAAAAAGAGAAAGAAAAGCATCAACAGGAATGCAAGCAATGTTTTTCATAGCATCTAGTGGTTTTGTGGGTCCCTTAATAATTGGGATGGTTTCTCAGCTTGCTGCTGGGTTAAGTGGTCCACAAACTGGAATAGAATTACCTGTAGATGAGCTGAAAACAGTTCTAATGCTTTTCGTCATAATTCAGGCCATAATTTCGGGAATAGGGATTGGTGTTATAAGAGAAGGCAACTACTCCAGTGGAGTTAAATATAGTGTACTTTTAGCCATAATGGCGGGTATTATATTTAGTCTCGCATCTAGATTAAAGCTAATTTAA
- a CDS encoding ASCH domain-containing protein, with protein sequence MEWEMGLQEEYLKLIAEGKKRIEGRLYDEKRRQIKPGDIIIFEGKLKVKVKDIRVYPSFKEMLKKEGLENVLPGIKSIEEGVKIYRQFYSEEEEKKWGVVAIEVEPLE encoded by the coding sequence ATGGAATGGGAAATGGGGCTCCAAGAAGAGTACCTCAAACTAATTGCTGAAGGAAAGAAAAGGATAGAGGGAAGGTTATATGACGAAAAGCGCAGACAAATTAAGCCAGGAGACATCATAATCTTCGAGGGAAAGCTTAAAGTCAAAGTTAAGGACATTAGGGTTTACCCTTCCTTTAAAGAAATGCTCAAAAAAGAAGGCTTGGAGAACGTTTTACCAGGGATTAAAAGCATAGAGGAAGGAGTTAAAATTTACAGACAGTTTTACAGCGAAGAAGAAGAGAAAAAATGGGGCGTTGTTGCGATAGAGGTGGAGCCGCTAGAGTAA
- a CDS encoding carbohydrate kinase family protein, translated as MELDLVVIGHVSIDHIRFPKREEILQPGGAAAAVATSAALSGAKVGLVTKVGRDFPEEWLKKLSEILDIRGVHILEGRTIHIYMIYHEDGSVDAPVDMGVAQRMGEIEIPEEYMSAEVFHIAPIPPEEQLKLVKRLKGKRISLDFNPTYMGDYKTKTELLKKIVENAEIIFPNEREARVITKTEDIKEAAEVLHEWGAKIVVITRGEKGILVYDGEKFAEFKALPIDKIVDPTGAGDAFAGGFLAYYSKRKSLEECVAQGLFRAREVLKKKGSWSI; from the coding sequence ATGGAGTTAGATTTGGTAGTCATTGGCCATGTTTCAATAGACCATATCAGGTTCCCCAAAAGAGAAGAGATTCTGCAACCGGGAGGAGCTGCCGCTGCCGTTGCAACCTCAGCAGCCCTAAGCGGCGCAAAAGTTGGATTGGTTACTAAGGTCGGCAGGGATTTTCCAGAAGAGTGGTTAAAAAAGCTGAGCGAAATTTTGGATATTAGAGGAGTTCACATCCTCGAAGGGAGGACAATTCACATTTACATGATATATCATGAGGATGGAAGTGTTGACGCTCCCGTTGATATGGGCGTTGCTCAAAGGATGGGTGAAATTGAAATTCCGGAGGAATACATGAGTGCCGAGGTTTTCCACATAGCACCAATTCCACCAGAAGAGCAGCTAAAATTAGTTAAACGCCTAAAGGGCAAGAGAATAAGCCTCGATTTTAATCCAACATATATGGGGGACTATAAAACAAAAACTGAGCTTTTAAAAAAGATAGTGGAAAATGCAGAGATAATTTTCCCAAACGAAAGAGAAGCAAGAGTGATAACAAAAACAGAGGACATCAAAGAAGCAGCGGAAGTTCTTCATGAATGGGGAGCTAAAATCGTTGTGATAACAAGAGGAGAAAAGGGAATTCTCGTCTATGATGGAGAGAAGTTTGCAGAATTCAAAGCTCTGCCCATAGACAAAATCGTTGACCCAACTGGAGCAGGCGATGCCTTTGCTGGTGGATTTTTAGCGTATTATTCAAAAAGAAAGTCCTTGGAAGAATGTGTTGCCCAAGGTCTCTTTAGAGCAAGGGAAGTGCTGAAGAAAAAGGGGAGCTGGAGCATCTAA
- a CDS encoding DUF2118 family protein translates to MERIPQLYVESSYEECFDKDGKAKVDCIIIQDNIEVRLKKGERIPEFIDREKAKILRKEVYDRFHFYVDKYEHKMLCDAIIVLPDRRTEIRLYKGDELMILPVEGYVSTLIAGVGNRVRKSDAFAAVTTKKGEVHYLKPPKSGVVVFIDEFTNRPHYLYYLLPED, encoded by the coding sequence ATGGAAAGGATACCTCAGCTATATGTGGAATCTTCGTATGAGGAGTGCTTTGATAAAGATGGGAAAGCTAAAGTTGACTGCATAATTATTCAGGATAACATTGAAGTGAGGCTCAAAAAGGGAGAGAGAATTCCAGAGTTTATAGACAGAGAAAAAGCAAAAATTTTGAGAAAAGAGGTGTATGATAGATTCCATTTCTATGTTGATAAATATGAGCACAAGATGCTCTGCGATGCTATAATTGTTTTACCTGATAGAAGAACAGAAATTAGATTATATAAGGGCGATGAACTAATGATTCTTCCTGTTGAGGGCTATGTATCAACTTTAATTGCTGGTGTTGGCAATAGAGTAAGAAAAAGCGATGCATTTGCTGCTGTAACAACAAAAAAAGGTGAGGTTCACTATCTAAAACCACCAAAAAGTGGTGTCGTAGTCTTTATAGATGAATTCACTAATAGACCACACTATCTCTACTACCTGCTTCCAGAGGACTAA
- a CDS encoding carboxypeptidase M32 — MEEVFQNEIIKQILLKYRTIWAIGHAQSVLGWDMEVNMPKEGITERSVAQGELSVLSQKLILDKKFVELVEKADGEDLNDYERGVVRVLKRSIKIAKAFPPEFVREISEVRSKATMAWTEAKQKNDFKLFEPYLDKIIELSRKAADYLGYDEYPYDALLDLYEEGLRIRDLDPIFEKLEKELKPILDRILEEGKFPKEHPLEKEKYDIEAMKKVNLEILKLFGYPLGTRGRLDVSPHPFTTEFGIKDVRITTRYEGFDFKRTLLAVVHEFGHALYELQQDERFMFSPIAGGVSLGIHESQSRFWENIIGRSREFAELIYPLLRDNLPFISNYTPEDLYYYFNTVRPDFIRVEADEVTYNMHILLRYKLEKLMINEGLNASEVAELWNDEMERLLGIRPKTYNEGVLQDIHWAHATIGYFPTYTLGTLLATQIRAYITKDIPDFYEKVQRGEFEPIKEWLREKVHKYGSVYPPKELLERSFGEGVNPEYFIEYSKEKYL; from the coding sequence ATGGAAGAAGTCTTCCAAAACGAGATTATAAAACAAATTTTGCTGAAATACAGGACGATATGGGCAATTGGACACGCTCAAAGTGTTCTTGGTTGGGATATGGAGGTAAACATGCCAAAAGAGGGTATAACTGAGAGGAGTGTTGCTCAAGGAGAACTTTCAGTGTTGAGTCAGAAGCTAATTTTGGATAAAAAATTTGTTGAACTCGTTGAGAAAGCAGACGGAGAAGACCTTAACGATTATGAAAGAGGTGTTGTGAGGGTTCTTAAGCGCTCAATTAAGATAGCAAAGGCCTTTCCTCCAGAATTTGTTAGAGAGATAAGTGAAGTTAGGAGCAAAGCAACGATGGCATGGACAGAAGCAAAGCAAAAGAACGATTTCAAACTCTTTGAGCCTTATCTTGACAAAATCATAGAACTTTCAAGGAAAGCTGCTGACTACCTTGGCTATGATGAGTATCCATACGATGCTTTACTCGACCTGTACGAAGAAGGATTGAGGATCAGGGACTTAGACCCAATATTTGAGAAACTCGAAAAAGAGCTCAAGCCTATTCTTGATAGAATTCTTGAGGAAGGGAAATTCCCAAAAGAACATCCACTTGAAAAAGAGAAGTACGATATTGAAGCGATGAAAAAGGTAAATCTCGAGATACTCAAGCTTTTTGGCTATCCTCTAGGGACAAGAGGCCGCTTAGATGTTTCGCCCCATCCATTTACAACAGAATTTGGAATAAAAGATGTTAGAATAACAACGAGATATGAGGGTTTTGACTTTAAGAGAACTCTATTGGCAGTAGTCCATGAATTTGGACATGCCCTCTATGAACTTCAGCAGGATGAAAGGTTCATGTTCTCTCCAATAGCGGGTGGGGTTTCACTTGGAATCCACGAGAGCCAGAGCAGATTCTGGGAAAACATCATCGGCCGCTCAAGAGAATTTGCAGAGTTAATTTATCCACTTCTCAGGGATAATCTTCCGTTTATCTCAAACTATACTCCAGAAGATCTCTATTATTACTTCAACACTGTTAGACCAGATTTCATTAGAGTTGAGGCTGATGAAGTAACTTACAACATGCACATCCTCTTGAGATACAAGCTTGAAAAGCTCATGATAAACGAAGGTTTAAATGCGAGTGAAGTTGCAGAACTTTGGAACGATGAGATGGAGCGCTTGTTGGGAATTAGACCAAAAACCTACAACGAGGGAGTTCTTCAGGATATACACTGGGCTCATGCAACAATTGGCTACTTCCCAACATACACATTGGGAACACTTCTGGCAACCCAGATTAGGGCATACATCACTAAGGACATTCCAGACTTCTATGAGAAAGTTCAGAGAGGGGAATTCGAACCAATAAAAGAATGGTTGAGGGAAAAAGTGCACAAGTATGGCTCAGTATACCCACCAAAAGAATTGTTAGAGAGAAGCTTTGGAGAGGGCGTAAATCCAGAATACTTCATTGAGTATTCGAAGGAGAAGTATCTTTAA
- a CDS encoding AAA family ATPase, which produces MKIEEVHEKGKRILNEAGKAIVGKEEVLKLILTTILADGHILIEDLPGLAKTLMAKSFATALGVKFRRVQFTPDLLPSDILGVSVFNQKTLEFEFRKGPIFTNILLADEINRAPPKTQSALLEAMQERQVTIEGKTYYLERPFIVIATQNPIEQEGTYPLPEAQLDRFLVRLRVGYPTKQEEIEILKRRIERKKEEVDINPIVTPEDVVKMQRAVEDVYVSDAILEYITDIVKATRESKREIDIGASPRGSLALLKLSRAYAALEGRDYVIPDDVKKVAVPALSHRLILKRELWYTRVSQESVMERILEKVPVPKFE; this is translated from the coding sequence ATGAAGATAGAAGAGGTGCATGAAAAGGGAAAAAGGATATTAAATGAAGCTGGAAAAGCGATAGTTGGCAAAGAGGAAGTTCTTAAGCTCATATTAACAACAATCCTTGCAGATGGGCATATTTTGATTGAAGACTTGCCAGGATTGGCAAAAACACTTATGGCAAAGAGCTTTGCAACAGCCTTGGGAGTTAAGTTCAGAAGAGTTCAGTTTACACCTGATTTATTACCCTCAGACATTTTGGGTGTAAGTGTCTTCAACCAGAAAACATTGGAATTTGAATTCAGGAAGGGTCCAATTTTCACAAACATATTATTGGCCGATGAGATTAATAGAGCTCCACCAAAGACTCAATCCGCACTATTGGAGGCAATGCAGGAGAGACAGGTGACGATTGAGGGTAAAACGTACTATCTGGAGAGGCCTTTTATTGTTATTGCAACCCAAAACCCAATAGAGCAGGAAGGAACTTATCCATTACCGGAGGCTCAGCTCGACCGTTTCCTTGTTAGGCTTAGAGTTGGCTATCCAACCAAGCAGGAAGAAATTGAGATCCTCAAGAGGAGAATTGAGAGAAAGAAGGAGGAAGTTGACATAAATCCAATAGTTACTCCAGAAGATGTCGTTAAAATGCAGAGAGCTGTTGAAGATGTCTACGTTAGCGATGCAATTTTGGAATACATAACCGACATTGTCAAAGCCACAAGGGAAAGCAAGAGAGAGATTGATATTGGAGCTTCTCCGAGAGGAAGCTTAGCTTTACTTAAGCTATCAAGAGCGTATGCTGCTTTGGAAGGCAGAGACTACGTCATTCCAGATGATGTTAAGAAAGTTGCAGTGCCTGCTTTAAGTCATCGTTTGATACTAAAGAGAGAGCTCTGGTATACGAGAGTCAGCCAGGAGAGCGTCATGGAGAGGATTTTGGAGAAAGTCCCTGTTCCGAAGTTTGAGTAA
- a CDS encoding DUF4129 domain-containing protein yields the protein MKRKGLALFLVLFLLMALIMSGQAKIEEIPKGSQNYYWIGLLFGIIVIAAGFIIIQILLSWQDLPTKGRADNINWQIIVAIFTGTLMLSLPLLFMVSKAQFSPITANNTTTQGVYVVNGSYHVTYYEKYFRNPVFLGNPSTKIILYGFFGIISAALIYLSIAFYRDLSTRRRVKKLREEIQEFDKRLKEDGISFIGDPKDIVIKLYKNAVIWLEILGIPYRESWTHWEHAERVKYKHDAYVELAQLFEKAKYAPEKVTMEDAKRAYELYLIIKGDEHES from the coding sequence ATGAAAAGAAAAGGCCTAGCATTGTTCTTAGTGCTGTTTCTCCTAATGGCGCTGATAATGAGTGGCCAGGCCAAAATAGAGGAGATTCCAAAGGGTTCACAAAATTATTATTGGATTGGTCTGTTGTTTGGAATTATCGTGATAGCTGCGGGCTTTATTATTATCCAGATACTTTTAAGTTGGCAAGATCTGCCTACAAAGGGCAGAGCTGATAATATTAATTGGCAAATAATAGTTGCAATTTTTACTGGAACGTTGATGCTTTCTTTACCCTTGCTTTTTATGGTTTCTAAAGCTCAGTTCTCTCCGATAACAGCAAATAATACCACCACACAAGGGGTGTATGTTGTTAACGGAAGCTATCATGTAACGTATTACGAAAAATACTTTAGGAATCCAGTTTTTCTCGGAAATCCTAGCACAAAAATTATTCTCTATGGATTTTTCGGCATAATATCAGCAGCTTTGATATATCTCTCGATAGCATTCTACAGAGACTTAAGTACTAGGAGAAGGGTAAAGAAGCTTAGGGAAGAAATTCAAGAGTTTGATAAAAGGCTTAAGGAAGACGGGATTTCATTCATCGGAGACCCCAAAGATATTGTCATTAAGCTATACAAAAACGCCGTGATATGGCTTGAAATTTTGGGAATTCCCTACAGGGAAAGCTGGACTCACTGGGAGCATGCAGAGAGAGTAAAATACAAACATGATGCATATGTTGAACTTGCACAGCTTTTTGAAAAAGCCAAGTATGCTCCAGAAAAAGTAACTATGGAAGATGCTAAAAGGGCTTATGAGCTTTACCTAATAATTAAGGGTGATGAGCATGAGAGTTAG